A window of Phragmites australis chromosome 2, lpPhrAust1.1, whole genome shotgun sequence genomic DNA:
cttaagaagatctttaaaattgatttcacttaatttagagttttattaatttctctatgatttttacaaagttcacaagtataaagtaaatatgttaagaaatagcactgtaattaacttttcatgtctactattatttttcctatgtaaattatagtataaataaactaataaaagtggtttcactaatttttgaggtgtgatgggtcagttatgaattaatctagttgcaacatatttacacaatcatgcatgttacaataactaattcatgagttaatttatttttaaaagatataggatcatgtaagaagactaaaaaaattagtttcatgatttttggattagcaaagagtaaactatgcatttaacttggtttaaaaaaatacaatttctcacagaaaattttgaacttttttatgagtataaatacttttatcatgtagatcatgttacaagaaaaccaacaaaatttgtttcacttgatttgaagctcagatgaattagttattgattttacaagattgagataatttttaggttttttttaacttcactgaaaatcgagaaaaccgctcgataaattgagaaaaccgagcggttaccgacaatgcgaaaaattcgagaaaacgactcgataaatcgtaaaaaccgctcggttggaccggttaccgaatgGCTAAAATCgcaatttttttccaaaatttcaaattttactaaataaattttgttcgatttttttgaattttcgacCGGTTACTGCGGTAACCGTGAATTTTCGGTTACCACCGGAGCTTGGTAACCGAGCTCCAGTCGGTAAGGTGAACTCTGCCCCCACCTAGCAAGGAGATGTAGGAATGAACATTGCCTTCTAAGGTGTGAACGTGCGATGTTATTGAAATGCACCACCCGGCCGTTCATTTGTGATATCAAAATTGAAGTCAATGGTAGTGGTTGTAGTAGCAGCAGAAAAGGTTACTGTATATAGTTGCATGTCGTGTGCATGTTTATCTGTTTATATATAGGGCTAGTGGGAAAATTTTGTATCTATCGATCCCCAAGTTAAAAATATGCATGCACACAGATTAGAGAGAAGTTATACATCTACTGAGTATTTTCCTTTCCCTTCTGAGGTTCAGTTGATCACTTCATTGGACCATGCTTGAAGATATTGATTCGTGTGCCACCCCCTCAGCTTCTCTCCATCTCTAGCAAGGCCAAGCTCGTGTGAGCACCCCTCGGTGGCAGATATATGCATGCCTCGCAGTCGCAGCTAAGTGCCCTGTCCAAAACGTCACGCTTTTGCAGTGACGGATTCAAAGCTAAATTTTAGAGAGGgtttatcttctttttcttccttcttcctcttttctttttttccttcttttcttcctccttgATACTCAAAATAGTAGGGGTTTAGAAAGCTCTCAAGTGTTTGATGAATATTGCATATTCTTGTGGAGTATGAGTGGAAGAAAACTTTTGTTCGGCGAAGTCTGCAGCGACCTTGGACCAGCTCGCTACCTTAAGTAGCCAGCTTGGTGATTAGTACATCCAAGACGCAAACTGATGATTACTACGATGCAGAAAATAAAGGCGCAACGAAAGTCAATGCAAAACTATAGCTACAAAAGCTACAAATTATGATTGGTCGTTTCGATCGGTTTCAATTGATCGATTTTACGACTCCACGAGTGCACGCACGTACACGACTTCGACGTACGCGTACGTTGCATGTACGCACGTAGCATCATCTACGGAGTAGCAGGGTTTGATACGTATACATACGGAATTAAGTGGGGATgccacgtacgtacgtacgtacgcacCATGAAAAATACAGATCGGTCGGCCGATGGATCCAACGGCCGTTTGCTCCACAGCGTCTTGTTTTGCAAAGCTCTGGCTTCAAGaattttcaaaattagatatttatAGTTTAAAAAATTCGTGGATTGTAGCTATGATAAACTGAGGGTATTTGAAtgagtaattttatttttattttagactatatatattattttaatttaatatataaactcaaaatctgataaaattgaaagtagagctctaccaaacatatAATTTAATATACAAACTCATAATCTGACAAAGTTGAAAGGTAAACagaatcaaaaataaaaatctcattCTATGCACCTAGCACCTAGCTAGGCATCTTCCTTGATCAACCCTTCCCTTTCCGACCTGGCCGCTACCTTATATATAGCAGCCTCCATCCCCACCTCGCAAATTTCAGGTCTCTCGCCATTTCTACCTTCCCCCACCCTTAATCAAGCCACCTAGCTGCAAGATTGATCCATACAGATCGATCTAGCTAGGCATCTTCCTTGATCAACTGCCCTTCCCTTTCCTACCTGGCCGCTAGCTTATATAGCAGCCTCCATCCCCACCTCGCAAATTTCAGGTCTCTCGCCATTTGTACCTTCCCCCACCCTTAATTAAGCCACCTAGCTGCAAGATTGATCCATACAGATCGATCTAGCTAGCTGGTAATTGAATTTTTTATGGCAATTGAGCTTGCGCTGGCAGCGGCGTCGTCGGCATCGTCGTCAGGGGGGCGCGGAGGCATGCCGATCCCGTGCGCAGCGCTGCCGCCGGGGTTCCGGTTCCACCCGACGGACGAGGAGCTCATCCTCCACTACCTCCGCAAGCGCGCTGCCGCTGCACCATGCCCGGCCCCTGTCGTCGCCGAGGTCGACATCTACAAGTTCGACCCATGGGACCTTCCAGGTATGCTTCCATGCTCATGGCCGGAGATCGACTAGCTAGCCACCGTACATGTCACGTACATGATCACAATTATTTTCATGTCCATGGACGTCGATATGCTGCAGCCAAGGCTGCATTCGGAGAAGGGGAGTGGTACTTCTTCAGCCCGAGGGACCGCAAGTACCCCAACGGTATGCGCCCCAACCGCGCCGCCGGATCCGGCTACTGGAAGGCCACCGGCACCGACAAGCCCATCACGCTCTCTGCTGGCACCGAGAGCCGCGACATGATCGGCGTGAAGAAGGCGCTCGTCTTCTACAGGGGTCGCCCGCCCAAGGGGATGAAGACCAACTGGATCATGCACGAGTACCGCCTCGCCGAAGCCCTCACCGCCGTCAGCACCTACAGGCCTACGAGGTTCAAGGACTCATCCATGAGGGTACATACAATTTCCTATGACATGCACTCATACGAGGCACTTAGACTCGctactaaaaaataatttagtgAAATGTTTATGTATAGATAGGTAGAGCTATCTATGTAAAGATTATCATACATGattctaaataaaaattatcCGTAGTAATAACGAGATTCTCTGGAGTTGATGAGACATTTTTATTATAGATGACTCGtattt
This region includes:
- the LOC133894949 gene encoding NAC domain-containing protein 58-like isoform X1, with protein sequence MAIELALAAASSASSSGGRGGMPIPCAALPPGFRFHPTDEELILHYLRKRAAAAPCPAPVVAEVDIYKFDPWDLPAKAAFGEGEWYFFSPRDRKYPNGMRPNRAAGSGYWKATGTDKPITLSAGTESRDMIGVKKALVFYRGRPPKGMKTNWIMHEYRLAEALTAVSTYRPTRFKDSSMRLDDWVLCRIYKRPNPQLSYSSPPLDTEPSMDDHGQQQEDSVLADDVVASYALAGRLPRPPSISDYLVDYSAVSELFESLPPPETAQLGTNAAGSSGAAGRFFVATNSEASTSVAQQSSHKRRLMEDYSNSSMEMLHASNKRLLSDAATSMAVNTSFGPGHHSQEDTI
- the LOC133894949 gene encoding NAC domain-containing protein 58-like isoform X2 encodes the protein MAIELALAAASSASSSGGRGGMPIPCAALPPGFRFHPTDEELILHYLRKRAAAAPCPAPVVAEVDIYKFDPWDLPAKAAFGEGEWYFFSPRDRKYPNGMRPNRAAGSGYWKATGTDKPITLSAGTESRDMIGVKKALVFYRGRPPKGMKTNWIMHEYRLAEALTAVSTYRPTRFKDSSMRFQELQQNEEARPASYLWMTGCSAESTRGPTRSCRTRRRRSTPSRPWTTMASSKKTPSSRTMSSPVMRSPAGCHGRHPSRTTSWTTRLCPSSSRACRRRRRRSSGRTQQAAPVPPAGSSSLLTARLVPL